In Mycteria americana isolate JAX WOST 10 ecotype Jacksonville Zoo and Gardens chromosome 3, USCA_MyAme_1.0, whole genome shotgun sequence, a single genomic region encodes these proteins:
- the ADCY3 gene encoding adenylate cyclase type 3 isoform X1, with protein MPRNRAFSEPECSAEYSADYSVSLPSDPEHGVGRTHEVTVRSSGPCLCLPRFMRLTFAPESLENLYQTYFRRQRHETLLVLVVFAALFDCYVLVMCAVVYAADKLALVLAAAAGLATHMLLFILCKYRLLPERVARRFLPYVLWVLILAQIFCYLGLNFSRSPEASDTVGWQAFFVFSFFITLPLRLAPIVLITAVSCGIHTLVLGVTVAQQRQDALDEGALLRQILSNVAIYLCAITVGTMSYYMADRKHRKAFLEARQSLEVKLNLEEQSQQQERLMLSILPKHVADEMLKDMKKDPSQKEMQQFNTMYMYRHENVSILFADIVGFTQLSSSCSAQELVKLLNELFARFDKLAAKYHQLRIKILGDCYYCICGLPEYREDHAVCSIMMGLAMVEAISYVREKTKTAVDMRVGVHSGTVLGGVLGQKRWQYDVWSTDVTVANKMEAGGIPGRVHISQSTMDCLKGEFEVEPGEGGSRCEYLKEKGIVTYLVAVPKQPLRNGINGVKLSLTSSHSGSPPLVNTKERNGSLSLACASPEEPEEPDARVRGTLESGEEDGEAVNPSFPNPRRRLRLRDLAERVIDASQNEQELNKLLNEALLERESVQALKGKSTFRLSMRFIDPEMETRYSVEKEKQSGAAFSCSCVVLFFTALVEVFIDPWLVANYVTFVVGEILLLILTLCSLAAIFPRVFPKKLVAFSTWIDRTRWARNTWAMAAIVIVTMADIVDMLSCRQDHSGTGNGTAGPPRPGGCGEQPKYYSYIALLALVATIMLVQVSHMVKLTLMVLITGATGTVNIYAWEHIFDQYDRRRGQQSTRSSLVPSKYSMTAMIFIVMLSFYYFSRHVEKLARTLFLWKIDVHDQKERVYEMRRWNEALVTNMLPEHVARHFLGSKKRDEELYSQSYDEIGVMFASLPNFADFYTEESINNGGIECLRFLNEIISDFDALLDEPQFRCITKIKTIGSTYMAASGVTPDANANGYSAKKETLSDKERWQHLADLADFALAMKVTLMNINYQSFNNFMLRIGMNKGAVLAGVIGARKPHYDIWGNTVNVASRMESTGVMGNIQVVEETHLILKEYGFRFVRRGAIYVKGKGELLTFFLKGREKQGSFVNGSSVTLPHQVVDSS; from the exons ATGCCCAGGAACCGGGCTTTCTCAGAGCCCGAGTGCTCGGCCGAGTACTCCGCCGACTACTCGGTGAGCCTGCCGTCAGACCCTGAGCACGGCGTGGGTCGGACCCACGAGGTGACGGTGCGTAGCTCGGGACCCTGCCTCTGCCTACCCCGCTTCATGCGCCTCACCTTCGCTCCCGAGTCTCTGGAGAACCTCTACCAGACCTATTTTCGCCGCCAACGCCACGAGACCCTCCTAGTGCTGGTGGTCTTCGCCGCCCTCTTTGACTGCTACGTCCTCGTCATGTGCGCCGTGGTCTACGCCGCTGACAAACTGGCCCTGGTGctggcggcagcggccgggctggCCACCCACATGCTGCTCTTCATCCTCTGCAAGTACAGGCTGCTCCCCGAGCGGGTGGCCCGCAGGTTCCTGCCCTACGTCCTCTGGGTCCTCATCTTGGCCCAAATCTTCTGCTACCTGGGTCTCAACTTCTCCCGCTCGCCCGAGGCCAGCGACACGGTGGGCTGGCAGGCTTTCTTCGTCTTCTCCTTCTTCATCACGCTGCCGCTGCGCTTGGCGCCCATCGTGCTCATCACCGCCGTCTCCTGCGGCATCCACACGCTGGTGCTCGGTGTCACCGTCGCCCAGCAGCGGCAGGACGCCCTGGACGAGGGTGCGCTGCTGAGACAG ATCCTGTCCAACGTTGCCATCTACCTTTGCGCCATCACGGTGGGCACCATGTCCTACTACATGGCTGACCGCAAGCACCGCAAAGCCTTCCTCGAAGCGCGCCAGTCCCTCGAGGTCAAGCTCAAcctggaggagcagagccagcagcag GAGCGGCTGATGCTCTCCATCCTGCCCAAGCACGTGGCCGATGAGATGCTGAAGGACATGAAGAAGGACCCCAGCCAGAAGGAGATGCAGCAGTTCAACACCATGTACATGTACCGCCACGAGAACGTCAG CATCCTCTTCGCAGACATCGTGGGCTTCACCCAGCTCTCCTCGTCCTGCAGCGCCCAGGAGCTGGTGAAGCTCCTCAACGAGCTCTTCGCCCGCTTCGACAAGCTGGCAGCC AAATACCACCAGCTGCGCATCAAGATCCTGGGCGACTGCTACTACTGCATCTGCGGGCTGCCCGAGTACCGGGAGGACCACGCCGTCTGCTCCATCATGATGGGACTGGCCATGGTGGAGGCCATTTC CTACGTGCGGGAGAAGACCAAGACGGCGGTGGACATGCGGGTGGGGGTGCACAGCGGGACGGTGCTGGGGGGCGTGCTGGGCCAGAAGCGCTGGCAGTACGACGTGTGGTCCACCGACGTCACCGTGGCCAACAAGATGGAGGCGGGCGGCATCCCTGG GCGGGTGCACATCTCGCAGAGCACCATGGATTGCCTGAAGGGAGAGTTCGAGGTGGAGCCGGGGGAAGGTGGCTCACGCTGCGAGTACCTGAAGGAGAAGGGCATCGTCACCTACCTCGTCGCGGTCCCCAAGCAGCCCCTGCGCAACGGCATCAATGGGGTG AAGCTGTCGCTGACCTCGTCCCATAGCGGCTCCCCGCCGTTGGTCAACACCAAGGAGCGCAACGGCAGCCTCAGCCTGGCCTGCGCCAGCCCCGAGGAGCCCGAGGAGCCCGACGCCAGGGTGAGGGGCACCCTGGAGAgcggggaggaggatggagag GCGGTGaacccctccttccccaacccccggcggcggctgcggctgcgggacCTGGCCGAGCGGGTGATCGACGCCTCGCAGAACGAGCAGGAGCTCAACAAGCTGCTCAACGAAGCCTTGCTGGAGCGCGAGTCCGTCCAGGC GCTGAAGGGGAAGAGCACCTTCCGGCTCTCCATGCGCTTCATCGACCCCGAGATGGAGACGCGCTACTCggtggagaaggagaagcagagtgGGGCCGCCTTCAGCTGCTCCTGCGTCGTCCTCTTCTTCACCGCCTTGGTGGAGGTCTTCATCGACCCCTG GTTGGTGGCCAACTACGTGACCTTCGTGGTGGGGGAGATCCTGCTGCTCATCCTCACCCTCTGCTCGTTGGCTGCCATCTTCCCCCGG GTCTTCCCCAAAAAGCTTGTGGCCTTCTCCACCTGGATCGACAGGACCCGCTGGGCACGCAACACCTGGGCCATGGCCGCCATCGTCATCGTCACCATGGCCGACATCGTGGACATG ctcagctgccgGCAGGACCACAGCGGGACGGGCAACGGGACAGCGGGGCCACCGcggccgggcggctgcggggagcagccCAAATACTACAGCTACATCGCCCTGCTGGCCTTGGTGGCCACCATCATGCTGGTGCAGGTCAGCCACATGGTCAAGCTGACCCTCATGGTGCTGATCACCGGGGCCACCGGCACCGTCAACATCTATGCCTGGGAGCACATCTTCGACCAGTACGACCGCCGCCGCGGCCAGCAAAGCAC CAGGTCCTCACTGGTCCCCTCCAAGTACTCCATGACAGCGATGATCTTCATCGTGATGCTCAGCTTCTACTACTTCTCTCGCCAC GTGGAGAAGTTGGCCAGGACCCTCTTCCTCTGGAAGATTGACGTCCACGACCAGAAGGAGCGGGTCTACGAGATGCGGCGCTGGAACGAGGCCCTGGTCACCAACATGCTGCCCGAGCACGTGGCCCGGCACTTCCTGGGTTCTAAGAAGCGGGACGAG gagctgtaCAGCCAGTCCTACGATGAGATCGGCGTCATGTTCGCCTCCCTCCCCAACTTCGCCGACTTCTACACGGAGGAGAGCATCAACAACGGGGGCATTGAGTGCCTGCGGTTCCTCAACGAGATCATCTCCGACTTCGACGCA CTCCTGGACGAACCCCAATTCCGGTGCATCACCAAAATCAAAACCATCGGCAGCACCTACATGGCCGCTTCTGGAGTGACCCCCGATGCCAATGCCAACGGCTACAGCGCCAAG AAGGAGACCCTTTCAGATAAGGAGCGCTGGCAGCACTTGGCCGACTTGGCTGACTTTGCCTTAGCCATGAAGGTGACGCTGATGAACATCAACTACCAGTCCTTCAACAACTTCATGCTCCGCATAG GCATGAACAAGGGGGCCGTGCTGGCGGGCGTCATCGGCGCCCGCAAACCGCACTACGACATCTGGGGCAACACGGTGAACGTGGCCAGCAGGATGGAGTCCACCGGCGTGATGGGGAACATACAG GTGGTGGAGGAGACCCACCTCATCCTGAAGGAGTACGGCTTCCGCTTCGTGCGCCGGGGAGCCATCTACGTCAAGGGCAAAGGGGAGCTGCTCACCTTCTTCCTCAAGGGCCGGGAGAAGCAGGGCTCCTTCGTCAACGGCTCCTCCGTCACCCTGCCCCATCAGGTGGTGGACAGCTCGTGA
- the ADCY3 gene encoding adenylate cyclase type 3 isoform X2: MPRNRAFSEPECSAEYSADYSVSLPSDPEHGVGRTHEVTVRSSGPCLCLPRFMRLTFAPESLENLYQTYFRRQRHETLLVLVVFAALFDCYVLVMCAVVYAADKLALVLAAAAGLATHMLLFILCKYRLLPERVARRFLPYVLWVLILAQIFCYLGLNFSRSPEASDTVGWQAFFVFSFFITLPLRLAPIVLITAVSCGIHTLVLGVTVAQQRQDALDEGALLRQILSNVAIYLCAITVGTMSYYMADRKHRKAFLEARQSLEVKLNLEEQSQQQERLMLSILPKHVADEMLKDMKKDPSQKEMQQFNTMYMYRHENVSILFADIVGFTQLSSSCSAQELVKLLNELFARFDKLAAKYHQLRIKILGDCYYCICGLPEYREDHAVCSIMMGLAMVEAISYVREKTKTAVDMRVGVHSGTVLGGVLGQKRWQYDVWSTDVTVANKMEAGGIPGRVHISQSTMDCLKGEFEVEPGEGGSRCEYLKEKGIVTYLVAVPKQPLRNGINGVKLSLTSSHSGSPPLVNTKERNGSLSLACASPEEPEEPDARVRGTLESGEEDGEAVNPSFPNPRRRLRLRDLAERVIDASQNEQELNKLLNEALLERESVQALKGKSTFRLSMRFIDPEMETRYSVEKEKQSGAAFSCSCVVLFFTALVEVFIDPWLVANYVTFVVGEILLLILTLCSLAAIFPRVFPKKLVAFSTWIDRTRWARNTWAMAAIVIVTMADIVDMLSCRQDHSGTGNGTAGPPRPGGCGEQPKYYSYIALLALVATIMLVQVSHMVKLTLMVLITGATGTVNIYAWEHIFDQYDRRRGQQSTSSLVPSKYSMTAMIFIVMLSFYYFSRHVEKLARTLFLWKIDVHDQKERVYEMRRWNEALVTNMLPEHVARHFLGSKKRDEELYSQSYDEIGVMFASLPNFADFYTEESINNGGIECLRFLNEIISDFDALLDEPQFRCITKIKTIGSTYMAASGVTPDANANGYSAKKETLSDKERWQHLADLADFALAMKVTLMNINYQSFNNFMLRIGMNKGAVLAGVIGARKPHYDIWGNTVNVASRMESTGVMGNIQVVEETHLILKEYGFRFVRRGAIYVKGKGELLTFFLKGREKQGSFVNGSSVTLPHQVVDSS; the protein is encoded by the exons ATGCCCAGGAACCGGGCTTTCTCAGAGCCCGAGTGCTCGGCCGAGTACTCCGCCGACTACTCGGTGAGCCTGCCGTCAGACCCTGAGCACGGCGTGGGTCGGACCCACGAGGTGACGGTGCGTAGCTCGGGACCCTGCCTCTGCCTACCCCGCTTCATGCGCCTCACCTTCGCTCCCGAGTCTCTGGAGAACCTCTACCAGACCTATTTTCGCCGCCAACGCCACGAGACCCTCCTAGTGCTGGTGGTCTTCGCCGCCCTCTTTGACTGCTACGTCCTCGTCATGTGCGCCGTGGTCTACGCCGCTGACAAACTGGCCCTGGTGctggcggcagcggccgggctggCCACCCACATGCTGCTCTTCATCCTCTGCAAGTACAGGCTGCTCCCCGAGCGGGTGGCCCGCAGGTTCCTGCCCTACGTCCTCTGGGTCCTCATCTTGGCCCAAATCTTCTGCTACCTGGGTCTCAACTTCTCCCGCTCGCCCGAGGCCAGCGACACGGTGGGCTGGCAGGCTTTCTTCGTCTTCTCCTTCTTCATCACGCTGCCGCTGCGCTTGGCGCCCATCGTGCTCATCACCGCCGTCTCCTGCGGCATCCACACGCTGGTGCTCGGTGTCACCGTCGCCCAGCAGCGGCAGGACGCCCTGGACGAGGGTGCGCTGCTGAGACAG ATCCTGTCCAACGTTGCCATCTACCTTTGCGCCATCACGGTGGGCACCATGTCCTACTACATGGCTGACCGCAAGCACCGCAAAGCCTTCCTCGAAGCGCGCCAGTCCCTCGAGGTCAAGCTCAAcctggaggagcagagccagcagcag GAGCGGCTGATGCTCTCCATCCTGCCCAAGCACGTGGCCGATGAGATGCTGAAGGACATGAAGAAGGACCCCAGCCAGAAGGAGATGCAGCAGTTCAACACCATGTACATGTACCGCCACGAGAACGTCAG CATCCTCTTCGCAGACATCGTGGGCTTCACCCAGCTCTCCTCGTCCTGCAGCGCCCAGGAGCTGGTGAAGCTCCTCAACGAGCTCTTCGCCCGCTTCGACAAGCTGGCAGCC AAATACCACCAGCTGCGCATCAAGATCCTGGGCGACTGCTACTACTGCATCTGCGGGCTGCCCGAGTACCGGGAGGACCACGCCGTCTGCTCCATCATGATGGGACTGGCCATGGTGGAGGCCATTTC CTACGTGCGGGAGAAGACCAAGACGGCGGTGGACATGCGGGTGGGGGTGCACAGCGGGACGGTGCTGGGGGGCGTGCTGGGCCAGAAGCGCTGGCAGTACGACGTGTGGTCCACCGACGTCACCGTGGCCAACAAGATGGAGGCGGGCGGCATCCCTGG GCGGGTGCACATCTCGCAGAGCACCATGGATTGCCTGAAGGGAGAGTTCGAGGTGGAGCCGGGGGAAGGTGGCTCACGCTGCGAGTACCTGAAGGAGAAGGGCATCGTCACCTACCTCGTCGCGGTCCCCAAGCAGCCCCTGCGCAACGGCATCAATGGGGTG AAGCTGTCGCTGACCTCGTCCCATAGCGGCTCCCCGCCGTTGGTCAACACCAAGGAGCGCAACGGCAGCCTCAGCCTGGCCTGCGCCAGCCCCGAGGAGCCCGAGGAGCCCGACGCCAGGGTGAGGGGCACCCTGGAGAgcggggaggaggatggagag GCGGTGaacccctccttccccaacccccggcggcggctgcggctgcgggacCTGGCCGAGCGGGTGATCGACGCCTCGCAGAACGAGCAGGAGCTCAACAAGCTGCTCAACGAAGCCTTGCTGGAGCGCGAGTCCGTCCAGGC GCTGAAGGGGAAGAGCACCTTCCGGCTCTCCATGCGCTTCATCGACCCCGAGATGGAGACGCGCTACTCggtggagaaggagaagcagagtgGGGCCGCCTTCAGCTGCTCCTGCGTCGTCCTCTTCTTCACCGCCTTGGTGGAGGTCTTCATCGACCCCTG GTTGGTGGCCAACTACGTGACCTTCGTGGTGGGGGAGATCCTGCTGCTCATCCTCACCCTCTGCTCGTTGGCTGCCATCTTCCCCCGG GTCTTCCCCAAAAAGCTTGTGGCCTTCTCCACCTGGATCGACAGGACCCGCTGGGCACGCAACACCTGGGCCATGGCCGCCATCGTCATCGTCACCATGGCCGACATCGTGGACATG ctcagctgccgGCAGGACCACAGCGGGACGGGCAACGGGACAGCGGGGCCACCGcggccgggcggctgcggggagcagccCAAATACTACAGCTACATCGCCCTGCTGGCCTTGGTGGCCACCATCATGCTGGTGCAGGTCAGCCACATGGTCAAGCTGACCCTCATGGTGCTGATCACCGGGGCCACCGGCACCGTCAACATCTATGCCTGGGAGCACATCTTCGACCAGTACGACCGCCGCCGCGGCCAGCAAAGCAC GTCCTCACTGGTCCCCTCCAAGTACTCCATGACAGCGATGATCTTCATCGTGATGCTCAGCTTCTACTACTTCTCTCGCCAC GTGGAGAAGTTGGCCAGGACCCTCTTCCTCTGGAAGATTGACGTCCACGACCAGAAGGAGCGGGTCTACGAGATGCGGCGCTGGAACGAGGCCCTGGTCACCAACATGCTGCCCGAGCACGTGGCCCGGCACTTCCTGGGTTCTAAGAAGCGGGACGAG gagctgtaCAGCCAGTCCTACGATGAGATCGGCGTCATGTTCGCCTCCCTCCCCAACTTCGCCGACTTCTACACGGAGGAGAGCATCAACAACGGGGGCATTGAGTGCCTGCGGTTCCTCAACGAGATCATCTCCGACTTCGACGCA CTCCTGGACGAACCCCAATTCCGGTGCATCACCAAAATCAAAACCATCGGCAGCACCTACATGGCCGCTTCTGGAGTGACCCCCGATGCCAATGCCAACGGCTACAGCGCCAAG AAGGAGACCCTTTCAGATAAGGAGCGCTGGCAGCACTTGGCCGACTTGGCTGACTTTGCCTTAGCCATGAAGGTGACGCTGATGAACATCAACTACCAGTCCTTCAACAACTTCATGCTCCGCATAG GCATGAACAAGGGGGCCGTGCTGGCGGGCGTCATCGGCGCCCGCAAACCGCACTACGACATCTGGGGCAACACGGTGAACGTGGCCAGCAGGATGGAGTCCACCGGCGTGATGGGGAACATACAG GTGGTGGAGGAGACCCACCTCATCCTGAAGGAGTACGGCTTCCGCTTCGTGCGCCGGGGAGCCATCTACGTCAAGGGCAAAGGGGAGCTGCTCACCTTCTTCCTCAAGGGCCGGGAGAAGCAGGGCTCCTTCGTCAACGGCTCCTCCGTCACCCTGCCCCATCAGGTGGTGGACAGCTCGTGA
- the CENPO gene encoding centromere protein O isoform X1, producing MEEGKAYSPCGVFAHLEMLEARACEAATKKEETERQEEKLARLKARVEELRLQRDELQAKVDLQQKRQLGKEGVASAPAQPSAQAVLEWKIRSVEAMLQVFYLTGISGKLTKLGVCFCISTAYEGTYLDSYYLDLLTKPEVQIHRHSVPVFIPLGQIAKKYLQTDIRRFLSVLSDHLNAYAGRRYQADQLQEHFSDQIEGTLQRNSLCNLLVFNYNVLSKRKTFLFNVRLLYGDLCCSLPTEVVISCTPDAPASLAETAAAHSDLFRRVALHKAFRSFSSAEENMDGAP from the exons atggaggaagggaAAGCGTATTCACCATGTG GGGTGTTCGCTCACCTGGAAATGCTGGAGGCGCGGGCTTGTGAGGCAGCCACgaagaaagaggaaacagagCGGCAAGAAGAGAAGCTGGCCAGGCTGAAAGCGAGAGTAGAGGAGCTGAGACTCCAGAGGGACGAGCTGCAGGCTAAAGTGGACCTGCAGCAAAAGAGG CAACTTGGGAAAGAAGGAGTCGCATCTGCTCCGGCACAGCCCAGTGCTCAGGCTGTTTTAGAGTGGAAGATAAGAAGCGTtgaggccatgctgcaggtcTTTTACCTCACAG GGATCAGTGGGAAGCTGACCAAGCTGGGAGTGTGTTTCTGCATCAGCACGGCTTACGAGGGCACCTACTTGGATTCCTACTACCTGGACCTGCTCACCAAGCCAGAAGTGCAGATTCACCGCCACTCCGTCCCCGTCTTCATCCCCCTGGGGCAGATCGCCAAGAAGTACTTGCAGACAGACATCAGGCGCTTCTTGTCTGTCCTGTCGGACCACCTGAACGCTTACGCGGGGAGGAGGTACCAGGCAGACCAGTTACAG GAACACTTTTCAGACCAGATAGAAGGAACCTTGCAGAGGAACTCCTTGTGTAACTTGCTGGTCTTTAATTACAACGTGTTGAGTAAAAGGAAGACCTTTCTGTTCAACGTGAGGCTGCTTTACGGAGATCTCTGTTGCAGCCTCCCCACTGAAGTCGTCATTTCCTGCACAC CGGACGCTCCCGCATCTCTAGCAGAGACGGCAGCAGCTCACTCGGACCTGTTTCGCCGCGTGGCCCTGCATAAAGCCTTCCGCTCCTTCAGCAGCGCTGAAGAAAACATGGATGGAGCACCGTAA
- the CENPO gene encoding centromere protein O isoform X2 has protein sequence MEEGKAYSPWVFAHLEMLEARACEAATKKEETERQEEKLARLKARVEELRLQRDELQAKVDLQQKRQLGKEGVASAPAQPSAQAVLEWKIRSVEAMLQVFYLTGISGKLTKLGVCFCISTAYEGTYLDSYYLDLLTKPEVQIHRHSVPVFIPLGQIAKKYLQTDIRRFLSVLSDHLNAYAGRRYQADQLQEHFSDQIEGTLQRNSLCNLLVFNYNVLSKRKTFLFNVRLLYGDLCCSLPTEVVISCTPDAPASLAETAAAHSDLFRRVALHKAFRSFSSAEENMDGAP, from the exons atggaggaagggaAAGCGTATTCACCAT GGGTGTTCGCTCACCTGGAAATGCTGGAGGCGCGGGCTTGTGAGGCAGCCACgaagaaagaggaaacagagCGGCAAGAAGAGAAGCTGGCCAGGCTGAAAGCGAGAGTAGAGGAGCTGAGACTCCAGAGGGACGAGCTGCAGGCTAAAGTGGACCTGCAGCAAAAGAGG CAACTTGGGAAAGAAGGAGTCGCATCTGCTCCGGCACAGCCCAGTGCTCAGGCTGTTTTAGAGTGGAAGATAAGAAGCGTtgaggccatgctgcaggtcTTTTACCTCACAG GGATCAGTGGGAAGCTGACCAAGCTGGGAGTGTGTTTCTGCATCAGCACGGCTTACGAGGGCACCTACTTGGATTCCTACTACCTGGACCTGCTCACCAAGCCAGAAGTGCAGATTCACCGCCACTCCGTCCCCGTCTTCATCCCCCTGGGGCAGATCGCCAAGAAGTACTTGCAGACAGACATCAGGCGCTTCTTGTCTGTCCTGTCGGACCACCTGAACGCTTACGCGGGGAGGAGGTACCAGGCAGACCAGTTACAG GAACACTTTTCAGACCAGATAGAAGGAACCTTGCAGAGGAACTCCTTGTGTAACTTGCTGGTCTTTAATTACAACGTGTTGAGTAAAAGGAAGACCTTTCTGTTCAACGTGAGGCTGCTTTACGGAGATCTCTGTTGCAGCCTCCCCACTGAAGTCGTCATTTCCTGCACAC CGGACGCTCCCGCATCTCTAGCAGAGACGGCAGCAGCTCACTCGGACCTGTTTCGCCGCGTGGCCCTGCATAAAGCCTTCCGCTCCTTCAGCAGCGCTGAAGAAAACATGGATGGAGCACCGTAA